The following coding sequences are from one Nilaparvata lugens isolate BPH chromosome 4, ASM1435652v1, whole genome shotgun sequence window:
- the LOC111045322 gene encoding trypsin-4, with amino-acid sequence MVIRFILCLCFIISVFALPPNDSSGSEERDASDYLGTIENAEDSSRIFHGKKSNIKNHSYTLALLTKSKDLIGGAVLIKKNWAITAAWNVNKVKPSDLVIKSYSNNCLKNGHTSYVTKIIVHDNYNGWESNVALLKIGKNKMKKEKTIEIGNSLPEEGSNVTIIGWGSEDGEKKSDGIAREGEAEFLSYGSCSAYYSPQENFSNSSFCTKNSESFGPCYMDYGSPVVYDKYLVGLFSGSLSCSDPKYPAVHVDLTQYKDWVEKKTR; translated from the exons atggtAATCCGATTCATTTTATGCCTGTGTTTTATTATAAGCG TATTCGCACTGCCACCCAATGATTCGAGTGGAAGTGAAGAAAGAGATGCCAGTGATTATTTGGGAACAATCGAGAATGCAGAAGATTCATCAAGAATATTCCACGGGAAAAAATCCAATATAAAGAACCACAGCTATACG TTGGCATTATTGACAAAAAGTAAAGATCTGATTGGAGGTGCCGTGCTTATAAAGAAAAATTGGGCGATAACAGCAGCCTGGAATGTCAATAAAGTCAA gCCATCAGATTTAGTAATCAAAAGCTACAGTAATAACTGCTTAAAAAATGGGCACACATCATATGTTACTAAAATTATCGTTCACGATAACTACAATGGCTGGGAAAGCAATGTTGCATTACTCAAAATAGgaaagaataaaatgaaaaaggaaaagaCAATTGAAATTGGTAACAGTCTCCCAGAAGAAGGCAGCAATGTTACAATAATCGGATGGGGAAGTGAAGATGGAGAAAAAAAG TCTGATGGAATTGCTCGGGAAGGAGAGGCTGAATTTCTGAGTTATGGTTCGTGCTCAGCATACTACAGTCCACAGGAAAACTTTTCCAATTCAAGTTTCTGTACAAAAAATTCAGAGAGCTTTGGACCTTGCTAC ATGGACTACGGAAGCCCGGTCGTTTATGATAAATATCTGGTGGGATTGTTTTCTGGATCACTGAGCTGTTCAGATCCCAAATATCCAGCCGTGCATGTCGACTTGACGCAGTACAAAGATTGGGTGGAGAAGAAAACACGCTAA